The following are encoded together in the Acipenser ruthenus chromosome 24, fAciRut3.2 maternal haplotype, whole genome shotgun sequence genome:
- the LOC117429911 gene encoding kelch repeat and BTB domain-containing protein 13-like, translated as MATLHVKVEDSHFAIDKVLLSENCEYFHALFESGMRECQQEEIHLLGLSAKGFDIVLKVLGGKRPALDCDEIIEAIECAAFLQVKSLVKHLINLVNSNNCIEMYHAASTYGLLDLYHRCALFIRDMYSDLKEALECLPVDLLDYIDSLVPSTFIAVGAYSPTFVQDSLRSVCYLDEDSKTWKTLTDLPAEASTALAGVTVLDNKLYIVGGVYGVSKQAVELSFCYDPERNTWSHFSSPQQLRYNLTLMGHNGYLYAIGGEYDRRIISSVERYHVSTDTWSFVSPLPRPAAGAACAQAMGRMFVCLWKPIDTTDIYEYDPDRDQWLLITTLIRPQSYGHYMVAHRDNLYVMRNGPSDDFLRCMIDCFNITTLQWTVMAGQYVNSKGALFTSAVKGDSVFTVNRMLTLVYSVEEKMWKPKKEMQGYRWCGSLLTCFLRLPKTSSDDLSTDCIIHTGQQEPEDIKT; from the coding sequence ATGGCCACATTGCATGTTAAAGTGGAAGACAGCCATTTTGCCATTGACAAGGTCTTGCTGTCAGAGAACTGTGAGTATTTCCATGCTCTCTTCGAGTCGGGGATGCGAGAATGCCAGCAAGAGGAAATTCACCTGCTGGGGTTAAGTGCCAAAGGGTTTGATATCGTGCTTAAGGTCCTGGGAGGGAAAAGACCTGCTCTGGACTGTGATGAAATCATTGAGGCCATAGAATGTGCCGCGTTTTTACAAGTGAAGTCGCTTGTCAAACATCTAATTAATTTAGTTAATTCCAATAACTGCATTGAGATGTATCACGCTGCCTCCACGTATGGCCTGCTGGATCTGTACCACAGATGTGCTCTGTTCATTAGGGACATGTATTCGGATTTAAAAGAAGCTTTGGAATGTCTTCCCGTGGATCTTCTGGACTATATTGACTCTCTCGTTCCCAGTACATTTATTGCTGTTGGGGCCTATTCACCCACCTTTGTGCAAGATTCCTTGAGGTCTGTTTGCTATTTGGATGAAGACAGCAAGACGTGGAAAACCTTAACTGATTTGCCAGCTGAAGCAAGCACTGCCCTGGCAGGCGTCACTGTCTTAGACAACAAGCTGTACATCGTCGGAGGGGTCTATGGTGTCAGCAAGCAGGCGGTGGAGTTAAGTTTCTGTTACGATCCTGAAAGAAATACCTGGAGCCACTTTTCCAGCCCTCAGCAGCTTCGCTACAACCTGACGTTGATGGGACACAACGGTTACCTTTACGCAATAGGAGGAGAGTATGACAGAAGGATTATTTCGTCAGTGGAGAGATACCACGTCTCAACAGACACGTGGTCTTTTGTCTCGCCCCTGCCACGGCCTGCCGCTGGGGCTGCGTGTGCCCAGGCGATGGGAAGGATGTTTGTTTGCTTGTGGAAGCCAATTGACACAACAGACATTTATGAGTACGACCCTGATAGAGATCAGTGGCTCCTCATAACGACTTTAATAAGGCCACAGAGTTATGGACACTATATGGTGGCCCATAGGGACAACCTTTACGTGATGCGGAACGGCCCCTCTGATGATTTTTTGAGATGTATGATAGACTGTTTTAATATTACCACCCTGCAATGGACGGTGATGGCCGGGCAGTATGTGAACAGCAAAGGCGCCCTGTTCACATCTGCGGTCAAGGGGGATTCTGTGTTCACAGTAAACCGAATGCTGACCCTTGTTTATTCTGTGGAGGAGAAAATGTGGAAACCCAAGAAAGAAATGCAGGGCTATCGATGGTGCGGCTCCTTGCTGACATGCTTCTTGAGACTACCAAAGACGAGCAGTGATGACCTTTCCACTGACTGTATAATCCACACAGGTCAGCAAGAGCCAGAGGATATCAAAACCTAA